The genomic stretch CTTTTTATTTTATTATTTTATTTTTATATTATTTTATAAGGTCCCAGAGCCGCAAAAAAATTATTTTCTGCGTCTCATATATCATTTCATTCTCAATAATCACCCCGACCGGGATGCCTTTGGAGTCGCGGGAAATAAAAGCGCATTTGCCTGCATAAATTAAAACAAAAGTTGCGGATTCGTCGTTGGTGCCAAGCCAACGTCGCTCATCCAGGCCATAAGTTTTACCGCCAGAAGCCAAAGAAATCGCCTTTACTTTGATGCCCTTTTTTATCCTGTCTTTAGTAAAATTAGGATAAGCCTTATTAATGTCTTCGCTGGCTTTAGTGGCGGAATAAATAAAATATTCCTTTTCTTTTTCGCCCCCAACCGAATTTAAAACATCTTCCAGAATAAACCTTATGCCCCTTTTCCCTTCATAAAATTTTGTGGCTGGACGCCTGCCACCTTTATCCTGCAAAGACTTTAATTCCGGAATTAAATCAGCTATCTTGGCTTTTATTCTTTTAATTTTCTCTTCTTCCTCGCTAACCAGCTTTACAAGCTTATCCGCATCTTCGGCCACAAATTTTTGTTTCGTCTCCTGGTGGTAATAGCTAGCCAGTCCCTTTTCCCGCAAACTCTTTAAAATATCATAAACCGTGCCTCGGTTTAACCCGGTAAAACCAACCAACCCCCGCACCGAAGAAGCGCCATTTTCCAGAAGCGCCAAATAAACCTCTATTTCCTTGTCTGACAAACCTATTTTTTTAAGAATGGTTATATCCATAAGGAACCATTATTTTATGGGATAATTTTTTAGGAAATCACAGGAAAAAACCGGTTTAAATCCTTCTTCTTTTATCCTTTTTATTAAATCGCCCAATTTTTCTCCATCTCTATTCTGGCAAAACCTTGAGCAAACAGCGCAGGTAATAACCTTTGTTTTATTATTTCCGGCCATAGATTAGTTAAGTATTTTAAAAAATAAACATAAAATCAGTATATTATTTAATTGAAATATTGTCAACTATATTTCTGCAATTTTTACAAAAACATATTTATTTATTTAATATTAGCTAAATTATTAACAAAAATATGTCATAAATTTAATTAACATTATTTAAGTTATCCACAAATTTCCCAAACAAAAAAACACCATTGTTCTGGCGGCGGCTTACTCTCCCGGGGCTCATGCCCAAGTACCATCAGTGCTAGGAGGCTTAACTTCTGAGTTCGAGATGGGA from Patescibacteria group bacterium encodes the following:
- a CDS encoding helix-turn-helix domain-containing protein, which encodes MDITILKKIGLSDKEIEVYLALLENGASSVRGLVGFTGLNRGTVYDILKSLREKGLASYYHQETKQKFVAEDADKLVKLVSEEEEKIKRIKAKIADLIPELKSLQDKGGRRPATKFYEGKRGIRFILEDVLNSVGGEKEKEYFIYSATKASEDINKAYPNFTKDRIKKGIKVKAISLASGGKTYGLDERRWLGTNDESATFVLIYAGKCAFISRDSKGIPVGVIIENEMIYETQKIIFLRLWDLIK